The Toxoplasma gondii ME49 chromosome XII, whole genome shotgun sequence genome includes a region encoding these proteins:
- a CDS encoding hypothetical protein (encoded by transcript TGME49_276900~Predicted trans-membrane domain (TMHMM2.0):786-809) — protein sequence MAPVPSHMADAGKEDSPHLRVSLTGFFFLTYPLYTIQSRTLCAPYLVPMSYVAFPPPRQDAFLLRGYERDASPDPSRDSPFVRKVVRRPLLSQCAVATVGSLNIFRFTAAAVKTVYAKEGFLGLFRGIVPATLHIIARDVVGFFLLRHGLAFTVACYRAVADGTTAVLSFFVPSLLFSRSAISSTSAGRTPPPSQSPVRCVGAVVSAVDDAALEVDSLRDPSEQAAEVASDIASLTRSALGSSESLPLSLEVPGSDRAVVAAAPHQGACGARRGTATDAQDPPPAVGFVVDAEPLEDETDGRAGAEMIGVSRLWPDTRGREIAPVILKLLTECAVYPLLTVATRMVVIEGPPYSPTLASLSSLSASLPAPLATVCSFFVPKYLHVTMLEMVRLTYAADGIGGFYGGLLPFLLSRCVDDSVQALMRLFIVDLSGQGGKKGEGNDAAFGDSRASAALLQRRSGPDSEYPPVWATRMSTERREDEAGTQVAAAPPFARIDQADSFEPDEEGACDGIETENIYQIPRESVSVLRRGCGIRCPPHGDARRIFGSMGRSGEDGEAFPLANDRDGCLTSQQDLLQQGGSAANRRLHMSQTAASSLCSPTGEGAGVRQPRGGGRNRGGDRYDGSSSFSFERQDREPVDVAESLMESHLVPPRFSFGSPSICDTSCVATEKTNSCPQGERNSSRWSPRRVTGYESNRRRPQTVGEITGAGSAERPVASTTSRTDVIDDSLHQVEMYTMRACFAAVLSTAVTPFSQLALVQRCQSNLEGLCMHRSWLDVLAGMPWKTFFLQFAVSLSFLILNSLMAATLHENEAKRKVREVTDEEGDDFLKSGLF from the exons ATCCAAAGCCGGACGCTCTGCGCCCCTTACCTCGTTCCCATGTCATACGTCGCGTTTCCCCCACCTCGTCAGGATGCATTCCTTCTGCGAGGGTACGAAAGAGACGCTTCCCCAGACCCGAGTCGAGATTCGCCGTTTGTGCGCAAGGTTGTGCGGcggcctcttctttcgcagTGCGCTGTTGCCACTGTTGGTAGCCTCAACATTTTCCGATTCACTGCGGCTGCTGTCAAAACG GTGTATGCAAAAGAGGGCTTCCTCGGTCTCTTTCGCGGAATCGTTCCAGCAACTCTTCATATCATTGCAAG GGATGTTGTCGGCTTTTTCCTGCTGCGTCATGGCTTGGCATTTACTGTAGCATGCTACCGCGCTGTCGCAGATGGCACAACAG cCGTTTTGTCGTTTTTCGTCCCTTcacttctgttttctcgctcgGCGATTTCCTCGACGTCGGCCGGCCGTACTCCGCCGCCTTCACAGTCGCCCGTGCGTTGCGTCGGCGCCGTCGTTAGCGCAGTAGATGACGCGGCCTTGGAAGTCGACAGCCTCCGCGATCCGAGTGAACAGGCTGCCGAGGTTGCATCCGACATTGCCAGTCTTACGCGGTCAGCGCTGGGGTCTTCTGAGAGTctccctttgtctctcgaAGTGCCCGGCTCGGATCGTGCCGTCGTCGCTGCGGCTCCGCACCAAGGCGCTTGCGGCGCGCGGCGAGGTACTGCCACGGATGCTCAAGACCCTCCACCTGCAGTTGGGTTTGTAGTCGACGCAGAACCCTTAGAAGACGAAACGGACGGACGAGCAGGGGCCGAGATGATCGGGGTTTCACGACTCTGGCCAGACaccagaggaagagagatcGCGCCAGTGATTCTCAAG CTCCTGACTGAATGTGCAGTGTATCCGCTGTTGACGGTCGCAACGCGAATGGTGGTGATTGAGGGACCGCCGTATTCTCCAACACTcgcctcgctgtcttcgttGTCTGCTTCCCTCCCAGCGCCGCTCGCGACGGTgtgctctttcttcgtccccAAATATTTGCACGTGACTATGCTGGAAATGGTTCGGTTGACGTACGCGGCAGACGGCATCGGAGGGTTTTACGGGGGTCTTCTTCCGTTCCTCTTGTCCCGGTGTGTGGACGACAGCGTCCAAGCGCTGATGCGTCTCTTCATCGTCGACCTGTCAGGCCAAGGGGGCAAGAAGGGGGAAGGGAACGACGCCGCCTTCGGCGATTCgcgcgcctctgctgctctgctgcagagacgctcAGGCCCAGACAGCGAGTATCCTCCCGTGTGGGCGACCAGGATGTCTACggagcggcgagaagacgaagcgggCACGCAAGTTGCCGCAGCGCCTCCGTTCGCCAGGATAGATCAGGCGGATAGCTTCGAACCGGACGAAGAGGGAGCTTGTGACGGcatcgagacagaaaacatcTATCAGATACCCCGAGAGAGTGTGTCTGTTTTGAGACGAGGATGTGGCATTAGATGCCCGCCTCACGGTGACGCCAGACGCATATTTGGCTCCATGGGCCGGAGtggagaggacggagaagcgtttcctctcgcaaACGACCGAGACGGCTGTCTCACCTCGCAGCAAGATCTACTACAGCAAGGAGGGAGTGCCGCGAACCGAAGACTACACATGTCTCAGACTGCAGCGTCTTCCTTGTGTTCACCAACAGGCGAAGGTGCTGGCGTGCGACAGCCAAGGGGTGGAGGGAGGAACCGAGGTGGAGACCGATATGACGGAAGCTCATCTTTTTCCTTCGAAAGACAAGACCGAGAGCCAGTTGATGTAGCGGAGTCTCTGATGGAGAGCCACCTAGTACCGCCACGGTTCTCTTTCGGAAGCCCGTCCATCTGCGACACCTCCTGCGTAGCCACAGAGAAGACCAACAGCTGTCCCCAGGGCGAACGAAACTCAAGTCGCTGGAGCCCCAGGCGAGTTACAGGATATGAGAGCAACAGACGTCGCCCACAAACAGTTGGAGAGATCACTGGCGCTGGCAGCGCAGAACGGCCGGTAGCCTCAACGACTAGCCGGACTGACGTGATAGACGACAGTCTGCATCAAGTCGAAATGTACACAATGCGGGCTTGCTTCGCTG CGGTATTGAGCACCGCGGTCACTCCATTTTCGCAGCTAGCTCTCGTCCAGCGTTGTCAGTCGAATCTCGAG GggttgtgcatgcatcgctcATGGCTGGACGTCCTGGCAGGAATGCCGTGGAAG ACTTTCTTCTTGCAATTCGCGGTCTCCCTTAGCTTCCTCATTCTCAACAGCTTG ATGGCGGCAACCCTGCACGAGaacgaggcgaagaggaaggtgaGAGAAGTGACTGACGAAGAAGGTGACGACTTTTTAAAGTCGGGTCTTTTCTGA